The following is a genomic window from Carassius gibelio isolate Cgi1373 ecotype wild population from Czech Republic chromosome B7, carGib1.2-hapl.c, whole genome shotgun sequence.
tttttcttttatgccaaaaagcataaaatcattttccatgaagacattttttaaattttctactGTGAATatctaaaaacttaatttttcattaGTAAAATGTATTACTAAGAACTTCATATATTGTATGGTTTGTGTGACTTCTGTTTATAGATACAACCAAATTAACGCAATCTCATTGGCCTGCAAAACGGGAGTGAAGGGATGTTCAGAGCTCACTAGAATGTGGTACAGACAGTGGATGGAGAACCCTGACACTAGACCGTATGGAACATGCTTCTTTACGCCTGAACTCTGAATTCAGTTCCAGTCTGCTTtctcatttattcatatttattcattcttATTCTGCaaattcagctcagttcagtgagtCAGTTCTACTCTCAATTCAGTTCAAGCCAGTTCATCTCTTTCAAGGTCTTTTTGTACCATTGATTTTTAGTTTAGTTCAGCTAATCGATTTTCTATTCAGTGCAATTCAAGTCAGAATTAAGTTTAAGTTCTTTTCAATCAGTTTTTTGGGAGCTAAGTTCAATTAATTTCCCCTCAGAATTCAATTCAAGTCAGTTTAGCTCTTGATTTTAGTTTAGTTCCTTATATTTCAAGTTATAATTCATTTCAAGCTATTTCAGTTAGCTGCTTTCTAGTTCTTTTTCATGTTTATGGGAGTTGAGTTCAGTTCCACTCCTAATTCAGTTCAAGCCAGTTCAGCTTTTTCTAGGTCTGTCCATACCATTGATTTTTGTTTAGTAcagttacatacattttattagaTTCGAGTCAGATTTCAGTTCAAGCTAGTTCATTTATTTCtagttatttttaaatcattttattgggAGTTCAATTCAATTGAGTGCCAGTTAAGCTctttttacagtattgttcaaaataatagcagtacaatgtgactaaccagaataatcaaggtttttcgtatatttttttattgctacgtggcaaacaagttaccagtaggttcagtagattctcagaaaacaaatgagacccagcattcatgatatgcacgctcttaaggctgtgcaattgggcaattagttgaattagttgaaaggggtgtgttcaaaaaaatagcagtgtggcattcaatcactgaggtcatcaattttgtgaagaaacaggtgtgaatcaggtggcccctatttaaggatgaagccaacacttgttgaacatgcatttgaaagctgaggaaaatgggtcgttcaagacattgttcagaagaacagcgtactttgattaaaaagttgattagagaggggaaaacctataaagaggtgcaaaaaatgataggctgttcagctaaaatgatctccaatgccttaaaatggagagcaaatccagagagacgtggaagaaaacggaagacaaccatcaaaatggatagaagaataaccagaatggcaaaggctcagccaatgatcacctccaggatgatcaaagacagtctggagttacctgtaagtactgtgacagttagaagacgtctgtgtgaagctaatctattttcaagaatccccagcaaagtccctctgttaaaaaaaaggcatgtgcagaagaggttacaatttgccaaagaacacataaactggcctaaagagaaatggaggaacattttgtggactgatgagagtaaaattgttctttttgggtccaagggccacaggctgtttgtgagacgacccccaaactctgaattcaagccacagtacacagtgaagacagtgaagcatggaggtgcaagcatcatgatatgggcatgtttctcctactatggtgttgggcctatttatcgcataccagggatcatggatcagtttgcatatgttaaaatacttgaagaggtcatgttgccctatgctgaagaggacatgcccttgaaatggttgtttcaacaagacaatgacccaaaacacactagtaaacgggcaaagtcttggttccaaaccaacaaaattaatgttatggagtggccagtccaatctccagaccttaatccaattgagaacttgtggggtgatatcaaaaatgctgtttctgaagcaaaaccaagaaatgtgaatgaattgtggaatgttgttaaagaatcatggagtggaataacagctgagaggtgccacaagttggttgactccatgccacacagatgtcaagcagttttaaaaaactgtggtcatacaactaaatattagtttagtgattcacaggattgctaaatcccagaaaaaaaaaaatgtttgtacaaaatagttttgagtttgtacagtcaaaggtagacactgctatttttttgaacacacccctttcaactaattgcccaattgcacagccttaagagcgtgcatatcatgaatgctgggtcttgtttgttttctgacaatctactgaacctactggtaacttgtttgccacgtagcaataaaaaatatactaaaaaccttgattattctggttagtcacattgtactgctattattttgaacaatactgtatgtctatTGATTTTAGTTTAGTTCAGAATTCAGTTAAAAACATTTAGGATCTTTGTAGCAATGCTCATTCAGATAATGCTCAGTTTAATTCAAGTCAGCTCACTGGTTTGGTTTGGTTCAGTTCAGTTGTGTTTATTTCGGGTTGATTTCTTTTCCCCCACTCAAGAATTCCCTCAAATCTGAAGGTCGCTGTGTACTGTAATGCCATCGCCGCTGGAGGGGTTGAGGAGTGGGATTTCGGATGGCAGATGTTCAAGAACAGTACCATTGCTGCAGAGGCAGAGAAACTGTTATATGGTCTCTCATGCACTAAAGAACCCTGGCTGTTAAACAGGTGAGTCATGTATACTACTGTACATCATAAATCATAAACTACCtaaaatgcatacttttgtaTACAAACATGTGTCCAAAAAGTATTAAGCAGTATAGCCGCtgtcatcattgataataattaatgcttcttgagcagcaaattgttGTATTAGAATTTCTGAAgcctggagtaacgatgctgaaaattcagctttgcatcgcaggaaaaattacattttaaaatgtattcaaatagaaaactgtaattttgaattttaataattttatgaataaataaatgcagctttgatgagcataagcttctttcaaaaactaaaaactctcactgacccaaacttttgaatggaagtaCAGTACATAGCTTATATTTTACATGACGCaagtttatttgaattaatttattttattggtttaaCTAAGTCTCATTGAATTGTCTCCTGTTTTTCTAAAGGTACCTGAAATACTCAGTAGATCCAAACCTGATCAGGAAGCAGGACGTTACCTACGCCATTGTGTATATCGCAGGCAATGTAATAGGACAGCCATTGGTCTGGGACTATGTGAGAGCAAACTGGGAGCATATAACTAAGGAGTAAGTACtgtatttccttctttctttctaaatgtatatttatagtcTCTAACATTTTCTATCATGTGATCTCCATAGTCTTGATGATGGATATTTCTTCTTTGGAAAACTGATTAAAGGCATCACAGAAAAGTTTTCCACAGGATTTGAACTGCAACAGGTTCGTGTTATTTGAAGAATAGCTTGTATTagcaaatgcaaaacaaatattattacactGCTTGTTTAAATGTTTAGGGTCAGTACGATTAATCTATtctttttgaaagtctcttatattattcaccaaggctacatactgtttattttatttaaaaaacagaaagaaaaacaacgtaatattgtttaatactactgcattaaaaaaaaaaaaaaaagattttctactGTAATATAtctgtaatatatgttaaaatgtcccTTTTTCCTATGATGGTAaagctattttaatattttttttttctggaagccatatgacatttttaagatttaagattCTTTTGCaacatataaatgtctttactgtaacttttgagcAGTTTAATtaatctctgctgaataaaaatTATTCCTAATTTCAAAAATCGTAGTGACCTCAGACTTTTAAACAGTAGCAAATATGTCATATTTTTATCTTAAATTTAACTTAAGATTAGCTAATATTGTTGTGATCCTaaattctatttttctttcttttcttgagATGTGTGGTAGACATGACATATAGAAAATCTATAAATGTGTGTACTTGTCCATTTCTTTCTCACAGTTGCAGCGATTTAAAGAGGACATTGCAGCAAGCAATTTTAGTTTTGGTGTTCAGGAAATAGAGCAGGCCATTGAACAAACAAGAGCCAACATTAAATGGATATCTGAAAACAAAGCGCAAGTGATGAACTGGCTGATTGAACAGTCAGACTAAACACACTCTCATTATGACCGTTTTCtagtattacatatatttatattttgcaaataCAGGCATTTTATAATCAAGTTTGATAATTAGCTGTTCTGTGCCTTTGATTATTAAATTAGGTCACaaaatattttgcagtattttattaCGCAGTTCTTCTTTTGctaagaaaacaaatatatatttgtatgcatttaaatattttgcaaataaacttcaaaaatattttatttataatcacCAGTCATATTGTTCTGTCATTCATCATTCAACATTTCCTCATTGTTCTTCATTTCCTTTAGAATGGacattttctttttatgaaaGTCGGCCTCAAATCAaaacgtttgtttgtttgtgaaaaaCTTCAATCTTTTGAAAATCATCTTTTGCACATACTGCCTATGAAAGACGAACTAATGATATCCGCAGTGGAATGGACCTTCAGTAACACGTGCCTTGATGTAACAGCACATTACAGGACTTGTTGTTTCTGTAACTAGATGAACGTGGTTAATTCTTCTGTGTCATTAGGGGCCCAACAGAGGAAGTAGACAAGACTGCACAAATGGGAGGAAGAGAGCGTGAGGAAGTGATTTCATTATTATGATGTCTGAAAGCAGCTGTAGACTTGTCACCTTTAAGACTCTGACGACTTTTACTGCATATTATAAATGGACACTGAAGAACAGCTGTCACTCACGTCACTAATGGTGCAATTAATGTCTTTAATAAACTGACACTGAAAGGTTTTTGTGTCGTTGTGCAATCTGACGTGGGATCATGAGATTCTCATTCACGTTGCCTTGTTGTTGGCACTATGtgtacttaaaggaatagtttacccaaaatgtcaaatttgctgaaaatggactcatcctcaggccatcaaagatgtagatgagtttggaaTAGActtgaagaaatttagcattacatcacttgcttaacaatggatcctgtgcagtgaatgggtgccgtcagaatggaagaagcattattatggattatggactcatgttTTGGTCAGAATCGATGGTTTAAAGTtcaaatgccttaatgatggaacaaacacacaattttttgtttttggatgaacttttcCTAATTCCTCTAGACCAGATGAAAGAGAATTTAAAGGGTTAAATCAGCCAAAAATGATAATTAGCCAAtgttttactcactctcaaggcATCCTATAACCCTTTAAGATATTAGGAAACATCACATCAGTTTATCATCAGACCTTGCATTTCAGAAGAAGAGCCCCCCAGAGCTTTATTTACAGTCGGAGGGGTATTAAAGGATCGCACCTGTGAGAGTTAGTTTACTCTCCTGTCCACTTTAATGCTTGCTCTGCAGGGGTGTTTCCTTAAATGTGTGAATTACAACGTGGAATGACCATCACAGCTGTCCCTCGTTAGGATGCTGCTTAATGAACTGTTTTATGGTGTACATTGTTTAATAATATTGAAATACTTTGTATGTAATGTTTAAAACACAAAACTGGTGTAAGATTTTTCAAGTCTTTATTTGCCAGAAAACCTACAATTCATAAATATtagtatatttttaaacatagaaaaatataaatagctgtacaaacatatatacaaatataaagtatTTCCTTTTCATTATCTTACACACATTGCACAAATTAATATTTGCGTTTCAGTCTGCTTTGATCAGCGCTGTCCCTGGAAGAAATTGTGTTGCTCGAGAAACCAACAATCCTGAGCTGGGAAGGATAGGAATTCGCCTTCGATTGGATTCTGAGTCTGGAAAGATTAAGTATGGATCAAATtattatgattacatttttattattattattattattatttaattaaattttttaaatacaaagaattgaataataattattattaaaagttctTTGAGAAATATAACAGCATAACAACCAGGTTTATTATAGTTAagtaactttaaaacaaaaattaaaaccatatattatttttttactttaaataaaaagaaacatttaaaaaaaaaaaacttaaggaaGTGCCAAACTAGGAaactaaatctataaaaaaaaaaaaaaaaaaaaaatctaaaatatttaacaaaaatgctaataaaaaaggaaaatataaaaatagaaattaagttgtatttaaaaacacttaaattagAATATTGCCTATATAAGTCTAAATACGACaagtttacaaaatatttagtaatattatttaaaatagtatcTAAACAATGTTGAAGTACAATGTACATACCTGATAACAGGTCATAGATGGGAACTCCTGAGCTGGTAAACTTTGAGGAACTGAAGGGGTCACGGTGAAGCTGTCAAAGTTGGTTGATGCAGCATTGACCTCGGCCTCAGCTGCACGATTAACCTCGTCTTCACTGAGTTCCAGCTGAGCAGAAAGGCAGGAGATGTACTGGATAGTGAGCCGCAGCGTCTCGATCTTAGTTAAGGTTTTTCCAACAGGAGCCACTGATGGAGGCAGGTATGACCTGAGGTGATGAAGAGCTTTGGTCAGATCCCTCATCCTCAGCTTCTCCCGCTCACTTGCGGTCTGCCGCTTCACTCCAGGGAATTTTGACCTTGGCCGCCCGGTTCTCTTGGGTGTCTGGATCTTGCTCTTCTCCTGGGTGGTGATGCTGCGGTGTGGGATGATCTGGGCTATGTCCTGTCCCACTCCACAAGGGTAAGCCGGAGGGGAGAAGCCACAGGAATCTGTGGAAGAGGCTGGAGAAAGGCTGCTGCAGGCGCTGTAGTAGCCCACATCTGATACGGCGTAGCTCTGATCCAGAAGGTTCTCACAGTCAAACAGGAAAGCGCCGCTGTCTTGGACCTGAAGAGAAGAGCTGGAGGTATCCATGGCTATAGTGTTAGGAAGGTCTCTGCTGAATGAGGTTGTGGTTGCTGGTGGACCGTGTTCTTCCTGTATATATCCTCCGTGAGGTGCGATTTGGCACCTCAGAGGATCCCAGTCAGTACTTGAGAGGAGAAGTGACACCAGAAGTAGGGGGTCTGTGGGAAAGAGCAGCTTCTCCTGCTTCAGATGTGAGGTGTGAGGACCAGAAACATCCTGAGAACACAACCCTTTCACATTTAAAGaagtgaaacaataattttgtcccatattatgtatttttggctagtgttacaaatataccccagcgatttaagactggttttgtgctccagattCACATTTGTagtaattataatagtaattataatagttatagcattatagcattatattttaattttattattatagcattttttttattattattatagcattttttaaatataaatcttaatgcctatatatacactaccagtttacaatattttcaaatataaaagttatttaaattctaacactttaataatatttttaataaatttaaaataaataaatttaaaataaataaataaatactttaatactttaatataatttaataatatttttaataaataaatatttaataaataatatattattatattatatattatttatatatattatattatatattatttaataaataaatatttttaataatattttttaataatatttttaataatattattataaataatattattattaataatattatttttaataatatttttgactttttgctcaaataaattcTTGATGCCCATGTTTTTTTGTCATCTACCCAGAACAAAGCTAGTGTTGAAATGCTAAGTGCCGAACAATTCAAGTGTATACAGTATTTCTGAGACATGCACCATTGGCTTCAGCGCTGCACTTTGTCTGAAGCTGATCAACCATAACAAAGaacttttattgtgtttgtgtgtattttccTGATGATCTCATGACTCCTGAGGCCCTGGGCTTTTCAAGGTCAGTGCTAATTTACTGCTGATTGCATCTCAGATTACAAATCCAAATCATTCCTCGAATAACAACCACAGTAGCTCTACCAACAGTTAAGACTTAGTTCATCAGTAAGTCTGGCTTCCATCAAAATATGTGAGGAGAGGAGCATGAGAAAAACACAACCACGTCACACCTGCTCCTTTAGGTTACCATGATTAACACCATTCTGATTACATTCATAGCTAGACATGAAGTTTTGACCTCACGGGTCTGAAAATGACACCTTCTTGGGGCTCCTGTAGTGATGAAGCAGATGATGGTGGTGGATCAGATCAGTGACTGGAGTTCCCACAAACAGAAGTGTCATAATTGACTCCTGCATCAACAGAGACATACATATACATAGATATCAACATAATATGTTGCAACGTTATCCAAAAGTTCTCAGCGATGTGCAAAAATGGATATGATCACAAATGATGTAttagtttcattttaaatgtcagttttaatTAAGGAGGCTGTGTAATTTCCTGATCAAAGGTGTGAGGTCACACCTCGGAAATGTTTATGGTGTTAGTTCAGAAAGTTCTCAGGGACTTCATCAGAAAAACACTAGTCCTGACAGACATGCTGCTTTTTAGCACTATTTGAACTCGCATGTGACTGTGGATTGCATATACGAGATTGTAAAACCAGAATAAGAGGGTTCCTAACAAAACTTTGAGGAATATTTCATCTGAGAATAAATATTTGATGACAATTAAGTCACCCTCTGGCCATGCAAGATGTAGAGAagtttgattcttcatcagaagagatttggagaaatttagcattacatcagatgctcaccaatggatcatgtgcagtgaatgggtgccgtcagaataagagctgataaaaacattacagtaatttACGAGTAATCCCTACTACTCCCTTCCATCTTGTGAAGTGGAAAGAAACAAATTACAAAGTTTGTAAGAAACTAATTCATCATAAAGATGTTTTAACTTCCAGTTCTTTATCCGTAATACTGCTTTCTCCAATGAAAAAAGTAATtgtatctgaatcaggagagaaatatacacaAACCAAgtactgtttacaagcaaaaacagtccaaaatagtaaaaaaaaaaatgttggtgtGCTTTGATGTGAGAGGGCAACAGGgcatggactttttcactgaacaaagcattattatagattatggCCTATGGATGGATATGGAAATGGATGAGGACTATTTTGggtttaattattgtaaaatgcCTAAATTATAGAGttaatgtgatgttttcatcagcttaGACTCATTTTGAAggcattcactgcagaggatccactggtgagcaagtgatgtaatgttcaatttctccaaatctgtcccAGTGAAGATCTCGTTTTCAGGAAATCTAATTTCCTTTAGGTGAGCTAAACCTTTAATTTGGGGGATTTCCTCTAACTTTGTTTAACACCCAAGTGATTATGAGCCGATTAACACGTGATTGTTACACATTCACACATTTTAATTGTGTATTTGCCTTCCAAGATGAAAGAGCTGAATGTGTGTATTTGACATTGGGATTTGCACATCAAATATCCCTCACAAGCTGGCAAAATAAACTTTGTGAGCTAATTCCACAATTTACTGTAATTCACATACAACtgttctatgcatttaaaatgcaacTCGCTCACATTAGGACATGAGTATTgtgagggggggggggtctcAACAACTAGGTTTGAGGCTAGACTTTGTGGCGTGAACAGGCTTTTCACAGTCAGATGAACTTCATTAGCAGCAATAGGCTTCACTTGTCACAGACTGAATACACATCacatctgaaggatcatgcttGGATGGAATACactttacaaaataaacaatatctGTGAGCAGAGGTCAAAGGAGTTTCCTTtctagttattgttttagttcaaATCAACCAGGAAATGTCACATTTGCTTGGTTATTAAGATGCACCTCTGTGCCAGCTTTAATGTTACTCAATACAAGATAATCAGAACATAACAGACAATCTAGTGGCAATGCATTGAGCACAGGCCAACATGGAAACAGCTAATGAGGGTCAAATATCTTCCAACAAGCGGTAAACATCCATTAGGAATAGTTATAAAACTAGAGACGAACAAAAAACCAAATCTAATTTTGATTCGttaaatgcattgctaagaacttcatttagacaactttaaaggtgattttctcaatatttagattgttttgcaccctcagattccagattttcaaatattgtccgattctaacaaaccatacatcaatgcaaagcttatttattcttATAAATCTCAGTGTCAGAacattgacccttatgactggttttgtggtctagggtcacatatatcattcaagctgatgaagAGGTCAGTGTCTGACATTTTTCTTGACAGCTATATAAAAAAGATCAACAACTGTGTCAGATTGGTTTGGTAATATTACCCACAGTCAACCAGAAATACTTTTGATAATATTTGTCTGTGATTAACGTTATTTGGTAATAATTTTTCCGCTTGCAAGAAGGCCTAAACTTGatgtaaaatgtttgtttattaatatgcAGATCATACCGAACTTGGGCTATGCTTTCACTCATGTAAATAGGCCTGTGTTTGATATTATTTGTTCATATTGTAAATGTTGAAACTTTTGATAGCATTTGCCACATCACAGTTACTGACTGACATGGTCACAAAGTTACGCTGCGGCAGTGACTATAACTATGCTACATGTAAAACAAACTTCAAACCTGTTAACATGTCACCCGGCTCCTCGGTGAGACGCCTACgtttatttcactatattac
Proteins encoded in this region:
- the mespaa gene encoding mesoderm posterior aa, which gives rise to MDTSSSSLQVQDSGAFLFDCENLLDQSYAVSDVGYYSACSSLSPASSTDSCGFSPPAYPCGVGQDIAQIIPHRSITTQEKSKIQTPKRTGRPRSKFPGVKRQTASEREKLRMRDLTKALHHLRSYLPPSVAPVGKTLTKIETLRLTIQYISCLSAQLELSEDEVNRAAEAEVNAASTNFDSFTVTPSVPQSLPAQEFPSMTCYQTQNPIEGEFLSFPAQDCWFLEQHNFFQGQR